A portion of the Rhinolophus sinicus isolate RSC01 linkage group LG03, ASM3656204v1, whole genome shotgun sequence genome contains these proteins:
- the ERG28 gene encoding ergosterol biosynthetic protein 28 homolog, with protein MSRFLNVLRSWLVMVSIIAMGNTLQSFRDHTFLYEKLYTGKPDLVNGLQARTFGIWTLLSSVIRCLCAIDIHNKTLYHITLWTFLLALGHFLSELFVYGTAAPTIGVLAPLMVASLSILGMLVGLRYLEVEPVSRQKKRN; from the exons ATGAGTCGTTTTCTGAATGTGTTACGAAGTTGGCTGGTTATGGTGTCCATCATAGCCATGGGGAACACGCTGCAGAGTTTCCGAGACCACACCTTTCTCTATGAAAAGCTCTACACCGGCAAGCCAGACCTGG TGAATGGCCTCCAAGCTCGGACCTTTGGGATCTGGACGCTACTCTCATCAGTGATCCGCTGCCTCTGTGCCATCGACATCCACAACAAGAC GCTCTACCATATCACACTCTGGACCTTCCTCCTCGCCCTGGGACACTTCCTCTCCGAGTTATTTGTATATGGGACCGCAGCTCCCACCATCGGCGTCCTGGCACCCCTGATGGTAGCAA gTCTCTCAATTCTGGGTATGCTAGTTGGGCTCCGGTACCTAGAAGTAGAACCAGTATCCAGACAgaagaagagaaactga